GTACTTCGCCGAGAACCTCGATGGCTTCGCGGTGACCGAGCACGGCTGGGTCCAGTCGTACGGATCCCGGGCCACACGACCGTCGATCCTCTGGGGCGACGTCTCGCGACCGGCTCCGATCACCGTGGGATGGTCCGCCTACGCGCAGTCGTTGACGAGCAAGCACCTGAAGGGCATGCTCACGGGTCCCGTGACGATCCTCGCCTGGTCGTTCGTGCGTGACGACCAGCCGCTCGGTGAGACCGCGAACCAGGTCGCGCTGGCGCTGCGCGATGAGATCGCCGACCTGGAGGCTGCCGGCATCGCGATCATCCAGGTCGACGAGCCCGCGCTGCGTGAACTCCTGCCGCTGAAGAAGGCGGACCAGCCCGCGTACCTCCGCTGGTCCGTCGACTCATTCCGACTCGCGACCGGTGGTGCCGCTGCCGGTACCCAGGTGCACACGCACCTCTGTTACTCCGAGTTCGGTGTCGTGATCGATGCGATCCGGGCGCTCGATGCCGACGTGACCTCGATCGAGGCGGCGCGCAGTCGCATGGAGGTCGTCGCCGACATCGCCGAGGTCGGGTTCGACCACGGCATCGGTCCGGGCGTCTACGACATCCATTCGCCGCGCGTGCCGACGGTCGAGGAGGTCGAGTCGCTACTGCGTCGCGCGGTGGAGGAGATCCCAACACGTCAGCTCTGGGTGAACCCGGACTGCGGCCTGAAGACCCGCGGCTACGAGGAGACGACCGCCTCGCTGCGCAACATCGTCGAGGCGACGCGCCGGGTGCGTGAGGACGTGAGCGTCCGAGTGTAGCCCACCCCGGGTCGACACCCCCGCGCAGGGTCGACACCCCCGCGCAGCGTCGACACCCCCCCCCGCAGCGTCGACACCCCCACGCAGGGTCGACACCCCCGCGCAGCGTCGAGGCCCCCTCTCAGAAACGTATCTGGGAGGGGCCTCGACGGTCAGAAGGGGCCTCGACGGTCAGCGGAGCGCGTCAGACCGCCCGGAGCACGGCCACGACCTTGCCGAGCACGACGGCCTCATCACCGAGGATCGGCTCGAAAGACGAGTTGCGGGGCAGGAGCCAGGTGTGCCCGTCGCGACGGCGCAGGACCTTGACGGTGGCCTCCCCGTCGAGCATCGCGGCCACGATCTCGCCGTTCTCCGCATTGTTCTGGGAGCGGACGACCACCCAGTCGCCATCGCAGATCGCGGCGTCGATCATCGACTCGCCGGAGACCTTGAGCATGAACAGGTCGCCCTTGCCGACCAGCTGGCGTGGCAGGGGGAAGATCTCCTCCACCTGCTGGTCCGCCGTGATCGGCACACCCGCGGCGATGCGCCCGACCAGGGGTACGAGCGCGGCATCGCCCACGGGGGTCGCGACATCGGCAGGGTTCTCGCCGCTCGCACCGGGCAGATCGATCAGGACCTCCATCGCGCGCGTCTTCCCGGGGTCGCGGCGCAGGTAGCCGCTGAGCTCGAGCTGTCCGAGTTGGTGCGTCACGCTCGAGAGTGACTTGAGGCCGACGGCGTCACCGATCTCCCGCATGCTCGGCGGGTACCCGTGGTGGGCGATCGAATTCTGGATGACCTCGAGGATCGCCATCTGCTTCGGGCTCAGGCTCTTGCGACGGCGGGTCCGCGGTGCCTCCGACTCGGGGGCTGAGTACTCGCTCATGGTGCTCCTTAAGTGCGTGATCCGACGTCGCTCTTCGAATGTCGGAGGCCCGTGGTGTGGTGTTCTCATCGAAACCGTATCCGAGAAACAGTCCGATCTGGAAGATCTGTTCGAGCGTGTCGGGCGAATCGCGTTTCCGGTTTCGAAGAACACTTGACAGATGTTCGAACTCGAAGATATCTTCGGAACGTAGCTTCGCATTCACGGCTCCCGG
Above is a window of Microbacterium aurugineum DNA encoding:
- the lexA gene encoding transcriptional repressor LexA, which codes for MSEYSAPESEAPRTRRRKSLSPKQMAILEVIQNSIAHHGYPPSMREIGDAVGLKSLSSVTHQLGQLELSGYLRRDPGKTRAMEVLIDLPGASGENPADVATPVGDAALVPLVGRIAAGVPITADQQVEEIFPLPRQLVGKGDLFMLKVSGESMIDAAICDGDWVVVRSQNNAENGEIVAAMLDGEATVKVLRRRDGHTWLLPRNSSFEPILGDEAVVLGKVVAVLRAV